Below is a window of Camelina sativa cultivar DH55 chromosome 11, Cs, whole genome shotgun sequence DNA.
CTTCGTAAATAGAGCTTTCGGAGTCACAAGACCTTCTCCAGTAATAGTCATCGGCTACACTTATTCTCGGTGACGATGTGGTCTCATCAGAATAAACTTTGCTCCTAGACGAGGTCGTTACACGGATCCTCGAATCCATACTGATACCTCCGNCATGGCTCTCAAATATATGGAGAAAAAAATAGCCAAGaaaatctgaaaatattttcttgattctGCTTGCAgccccatatatatatttttataaatgtgcCCACtcatgtaaaaaaacaaaaacattcttgATCCACATCAGATGACACATTCACATGGATCATTCACATCAATCTCTTTAAttcaagagagagaaacaacaaaaagacaCATCACAagttgctctctctctttctcccactCCAGGTGTAACGTGTTAATGCAATTTGCTTATTCTCTTAAGCTTAATATTCTCCATCTCTACTACTTCTACCTGCTCCTCCTCCATgtattcttctcatttctctgtttaaaattaacacaaaacatattaacaactaatcataacaatttataagattatacacaaaaaatgttaaataagaCTATAATAACGTACCGAATGATTTCTTGCAATGAAGAACGGCTTCGTAAATAGAGCTTTCGGAGTCACAAGACCTTCTCCAGTAATAGTCATCGGCTACACTTATTCTCGGTGACGATGTGGTCTCATCAGAATAAACTTTGCTCCTAGACGAGGTCGTTACACGGATCCTTGAATCCATACTGATACCTCCGGTTATTCCAGCGGATCTACATCTCCTTAACCTTCTACACAATGGCGTCAAGAAATCAAGATACTTCAACAAAACCCATTTCGAAACTCTCCTCAGCTTTCTACAAGACGTAGTAGGAGATGACTTGCTCTTAACTCCACGTGTCTCAATCTTCCCCGTGGTTGTTGTATCCAACGGTTCAAATTCTTCCTCGGTAACCACTGACGTGGCTTTTAATCGATAAGGCACGACGTAGCCGTCGCGGAAAAGCTCGTCGGCGTGAACCAAAGAGTGATCTTCGTCGGAGAAAGAGACGAAGTTATCGAACTTGAAGCTACTTTCATACGATGTTTTGATGAAGAATCTTCTTGAAGGAGGCAATCTTGGATCCATCTCgatgaaagaagatgaagaagaagaatcttcgtaggtttgatgatgatcatcaatgGAAGGTTCTAAAGAAGGATAATTAACTAACCAGCTGTAAGAGAAGCTGTCTATCGGAACTAGTGGCATTGAAGcttcttgtttatcttcttcCATGGctgcttcttttgtttttttttagctaatagcttttttttttgttattgggATATGTTTGTTGAGTGTGTTCAGAGAAATTTGTTTGAGACAAAACAATGTTTGGATTGGGAACATATGTTTCagtgtaatatatatagagagggaCATGCATACacacataattttattctattttttttataacggtagtatataaatatttatgtggTTAGTTTGGTAAGAAACAATAGATATTTAATaattggaaaaggaaaaaaagaaaagaagagaaacataaGAGTTTGTGAGCCCATACTAACCTCTCATTATGTGCTGTTGCCttcactctttttctttttttttctattattgttttaatattctcttttttcgtatataagattattttaattattcccGGTGGCAAGAAGATGATAAAAATGACGTTATCTGCTCTCCTAAAgcatgattattttaatttgttctaGGTTATCCGtaactcataaaaaaaaaaagacaagaatgCATGTTATATATTGAACCAAATATAAATAGGAGCCTATAAATAGGAACTAGTTGTTTTGGAGGACAAACAAAATACTACTATGGACCAAATATAAATAGGAGcctataagaaacaaaaatagctGTATAACGTTTTAAGATGAAAATTTCCAGAGCATTAATACAAACGAAGAAGGACCACGAGTTACAAAATAGGAGAagggaaaattaaaataaaagtcatattcgtgaataagaaagagaaaaagttaaaagaatagAGAAATGAGAGAGGAGAGGTGAAGGGAGAGACAGAGGTCCCGGGAAGTGTCGGGGTGCGAGACGAATGTTGTCGAAAGATTAGGGGACAAAAGCCGAAAACAGAAAGTGACGTGGAGACTCATCAAAGTCTTATCTATGGGGCCATTATTTGCATGGTCTTGTTATGGGTTACGTTTGAGAGACTCGAAACAAGGTTTTAATTAgtactagtactagtagtatTTTTGAGAAGTGCATTTAATGATACGAATCTCTCAAATCTCGAAGGGaatgttttgttgttggtcGTCTTTTGATAACACaaggtatgatgatgatgagtaatTAATAACCTCTTCTCTTGAGAGACATAAATATCTCCCTACCTTTTTAGATAGgtttattaaattttggtttCTACATACTAGAAGTTTTGGTCGTCGATTAGATTTCTTACACATGTTTTCCAAGTTCGaaaaccaataacaatatccACACGAAATCAAGTGAAGAGTATTCAGTAgtataatacataaaattttgttagtaaacaagatttttttgttgagtaaattttacattcattttaaaaagattaaaaaaaaaaattgtaagtgaGAAGTTATATTGTGAAGTAATTTTCTTAACACGTACGCTTAAGTGAAAgcaaaagagacaaaagaaaaggtgATTTGGTTTGCATTCCGATcgatttatattataatttttcgGAAAGACTAACAGACAAAACTATGCAGGTGAAAACATAGGTGaaattttcttataaacaaacaaaacaggaGGATAAAAACACATCTATATAGGAGAATTCAagtgtttgccaaaaaaaaagagacttcaAGTAAATATTAATcgacttttctatttttaaattattttatatttgaatcgATCAAATGTCTACAAATTAAACAGTGTGAGTCAATGTGTATGTTATTATGAATCACAGTCCAATACTCCGATTTATAGACATATCCAATGCTATGAGCCTATATATGGACCAAATTTGGATAGAAATAAAGACTGATAGTAAAAGAAAGTTtgattgtgaaaaaaaaagagactgaAGTTTGAATCATTACAGTCAAAGATGGAatatttagtcttttttttgtaagataaaTGATTTGGATTGCAGTAAAGATTTGCATTTGTGGCCAGTAAATTTcatcttttccttttcattcACACgccatatgaaacaaaaaaaaaaacaaaaaacaaaataacactAAATCAAAGCACTCAATATAAACagctttttttataattgtaaccagaaaacaaaaacagtttttttttataaaatccatCGAAAAGGTGTTAGCTTGACCACAATCAAGTACTATATGAAGTATGAACGTATACGTTGCATCTTCGACTAGGAAAGAACTTGCCAACCAACCAGTTCTTTGGAGAAAGTAAAAACAAGTCagaatatgaacaaaaaaaaagtcaaaacataaGCAAGAAGAAAAACCAGAACACATCAGTGACTAGATGCTGAGAAGTGCACTTAATGATACATTATGATGAATCTCTCAAATCTCGAAGGTAATGTGTGTTCTTGGATGTCTTTCGATAATAAGAGCACGAAGTACCTCCATTGGAATCTCAAAACTTGGGTCTCCAattaaaaataactcaaaataaaTACGTGCCCGCACAGTTGTGGTCCAGTAGTaagaaaaaattggaaaaatcaCTAGTAAAATCAGGTTATATTGTTACGGAATATTGCTACCGAAATACTTGTAGTAAATATTACCTACAAAAAGTTACCAATAGagacaaaatatgtaataatttatttcgtATCAATTTAGTTAGTATTCATAGCAAGTTAAATACCGAAAGTTACAGCTCAATTTTGTAGctaatttattacaaattttgagACAAAATTATTTGTAGCAATGGAGTTGTCTAAACAGTTTGTGGctaatttattattaagaaaTGGAAGTTTTTTGGCTACAAACTAGTGGTAACAAAAATGACAATTTGCGACGAATTTGTTGTATCAGAAAATATAATGTTTGTGTTTCGGTCcatatttgattaaaatgtgATGTTAGATATTAAAGTTGGAATGTGTTTCTACTTGATCCCAAGTATTGTTTTATAGTTTTACCCATTATTGTACTAATAAAAATGATAAGTGATTAATTAGACCTACATAAGATTCTATTATCCAAAATGCATACCAACTTAAGAACAAATAAGTCATTAGTATACTGATATTAATACAAACAGAAATCAATCCAGCAGCCATTACATTTTTCTCTTGCTATTAGAACTAACCAAGCGAGCTATAACATCATGCAAGTTGCCGACAACAGTTTCTAGATATTGACTCTGTTCTTCAGTGCAAGGACTTCATCttcataaattgttgttgaagGGTCTAGCTTGATTATTCCTTCTCGAACATCCGAGCAATCCATATGGTCTGTACAAACAAGAATTAACAAAAATCAGATTAGACTACATTGACGACATCCAAAACAGAGAATGCATTTACAAATGACTTGTTCTCACCTGCATTTGCAACATACAACTGATATATATCTTTAACCTGATAAAACACTTATAATTAGTAACTAAATAACAACATGAGTGAAGGGCATTGGCATGAGGAAAACAGATGTCGATACCTTTGAATTATGTTTCCCAAATTCTGTAGTCGttgtagtttgttttttttcaaactcaGAGAATAGACTTTCATTCATTGTATCTAGTGGCTGCACTTCAAACACATATTCAGGAAACCAATTCCTTACATGAGGAGGTTCTGAAAGATAAAGCACTGCATAAGGTAACAATTAAAAAGATATGTGTTTCAAAAGGAAGCAGCAACAAGTAGCATACAAGGAAGGATAATGACCTGAAACTATGGAGTCCTCAGGAGACATATCTAAAATCTGCACAAAAAGGTCAC
It encodes the following:
- the LOC104725806 gene encoding probable membrane-associated kinase regulator 6 → MEEDKQEASMPLVPIDSFSYSWLVNYPSLEPSIDDHHQTYEDSSSSSSFIEMDPRLPPSRRFFIKTSYESSFKFDNFVSFSDEDHSLVHADELFRDGYVVPYRLKATSVVTEEEFEPLDTTTTGKIETRGVKSKSSPTTSCRKLRRVSKWVLLKYLDFLTPLCRRLRRCRSAGITGGISMDSRIRVTTSSRSKVYSDETTSSPRISVADDYYWRRSCDSESSIYEAVLHCKKSFEK
- the LOC104725807 gene encoding uncharacterized protein LOC104725807 translates to MKLQYVSNCDLFVQILDMSPEDSIVSEPPHVRNWFPEYVFEVQPLDTMNESLFSEFEKKQTTTTTEFGKHNSKVKDIYQLYVANADHMDCSDVREGIIKLDPSTTIYEDEVLALKNRVNI